Proteins from a genomic interval of Thermoanaerobacterium thermosaccharolyticum DSM 571:
- the fliI gene encoding flagellar protein export ATPase FliI, whose protein sequence is MISSNFFERYKTVLRDKSFIKYYGKVSQVVGLTIESIGPISNVGDVCEIKSINGNTIYAEVMGFKDDKVYLMPLGDMDGIGPGNSVISTGQKLKIGVGEELLGRVIDALGNPIDGKGPIKFKKLVSTNNVPPNPIERKRIREAMPLGIKAIDGLLTCGKGQRIGIFAGSGVGKSTLLGMIARNAKSDINVIALIGERGREVNEFIEKDLGEDGLKRSILVVSTSDTPALMRVKGAMTATSIAEYFRDQGLDVLFMMDSVTRFAMAQREIGLSIGEAPVSRGYTPSVFSVLPKLLERAGSAKNGSITALYTVLVDGDDLNEPITDAVRGILDGHIVLSRKLANKGQYPAIDILASISRVMNDIVSDEHKNLSSKFKSILSVYEESEDLINIGAYAKGSNPKIDEAILLHDDMINYIKQTTDENYNFEDELNMLKNILNR, encoded by the coding sequence ATGATCAGTAGTAATTTTTTTGAAAGATATAAGACTGTTTTACGGGACAAAAGCTTTATAAAGTATTATGGAAAAGTAAGTCAAGTTGTTGGTTTGACAATTGAAAGCATTGGTCCAATATCAAATGTCGGAGATGTTTGTGAGATAAAGTCTATAAACGGAAATACAATTTATGCTGAAGTGATGGGATTTAAAGATGATAAAGTTTATTTGATGCCTTTAGGAGATATGGATGGCATAGGGCCTGGAAATAGTGTTATATCTACAGGGCAAAAATTAAAGATAGGAGTTGGAGAAGAGTTACTTGGAAGGGTTATAGATGCATTAGGCAATCCAATTGATGGGAAGGGACCCATAAAATTTAAGAAGCTAGTAAGCACTAATAATGTTCCGCCGAATCCCATTGAGAGAAAGAGAATAAGGGAAGCGATGCCTCTTGGCATAAAAGCGATAGATGGTTTGCTTACATGTGGTAAAGGACAGAGAATAGGTATTTTTGCTGGTAGTGGCGTAGGAAAAAGTACTCTACTTGGAATGATAGCCAGAAATGCCAAATCTGATATTAATGTAATTGCTTTAATTGGCGAAAGAGGAAGAGAAGTAAATGAGTTTATTGAGAAAGACTTGGGTGAGGACGGTTTAAAAAGATCGATTTTAGTCGTATCGACTTCTGATACACCAGCATTGATGAGAGTTAAAGGTGCAATGACTGCTACATCTATTGCAGAATATTTCAGAGATCAAGGGCTTGATGTTTTATTTATGATGGATTCTGTTACAAGATTTGCTATGGCACAAAGAGAAATAGGGTTGTCTATTGGTGAAGCTCCAGTTTCAAGAGGTTATACACCTTCAGTTTTTTCGGTTCTTCCTAAGTTATTAGAGAGAGCGGGTTCTGCAAAAAATGGCTCTATAACAGCTCTGTATACAGTTTTGGTAGACGGTGATGATTTAAATGAACCGATAACAGATGCTGTCAGAGGCATATTAGATGGACATATAGTTTTGTCAAGAAAGCTTGCAAATAAAGGGCAATATCCTGCAATAGATATTTTAGCAAGTATTAGCAGAGTTATGAATGATATTGTATCAGATGAACACAAAAATTTATCTTCGAAATTTAAAAGTATATTATCAGTTTATGAGGAGTCAGAAGATTTAATTAATATAGGTGCTTATGCAAAAGGGAGTAATCCCAAAATAGATGAAGCAATTTTATTACACGACGATATGATAAATTATATAAAACAGACTACAGACGAAAATTATAACTTTGAAGATGAACTAAATATGCTAAAAAATATTTTAAATAGGTGA
- a CDS encoding flagellar FlbD family protein yields the protein MINVTKLNGDEFTVNADMIEFIEETPDTVISLISGKKVVVKEKKEEIIEKVIEYKRKILII from the coding sequence GTGATAAATGTAACGAAATTAAATGGTGATGAGTTTACAGTAAATGCTGACATGATTGAATTTATAGAAGAAACTCCTGATACGGTTATAAGTTTGATTAGCGGCAAGAAAGTAGTTGTGAAAGAAAAAAAAGAAGAGATTATCGAAAAAGTAATTGAATATAAACGAAAAATTTTGATCATATAA
- a CDS encoding flagellar hook capping FlgD N-terminal domain-containing protein — protein sequence MAINTNYDNSYINTYTDGTKVTNPNSELGKNEYLQLLVTQLENQDPLNPMDDKEFIAQMAQFSALEQMLNLNNSFNAVKAYSLLGKTISANIDSNGSSSTITGKVDAVKFDGSNYYLEVQGSNVSLDSVTSVSDQ from the coding sequence ATGGCAATAAATACGAATTACGATAATAGCTACATAAATACATATACTGATGGGACAAAGGTTACAAATCCAAATTCAGAATTAGGAAAAAATGAATATTTACAGCTTCTTGTCACTCAGCTGGAAAATCAAGATCCATTAAATCCTATGGACGATAAAGAATTTATTGCACAGATGGCACAGTTTTCAGCTTTAGAGCAAATGCTAAACTTAAACAACAGCTTTAATGCTGTTAAAGCCTATAGTTTATTAGGTAAAACAATCTCTGCAAACATAGATTCAAATGGTAGTAGCTCAACTATTACTGGAAAAGTTGATGCAGTTAAATTTGATGGAAGTAATTATTATTTAGAAGTTCAAGGTTCAAATGTTTCATTAGATTCAGTTACTTCAGTATCAGATCAATAA
- a CDS encoding flagellar hook protein FlgE, with the protein MLRSMYSAVSGLKAHQAEMDVIGNNIANVNTVGFKASRMTFKEIFNQTIKGASAPQGSGGGTNPQQVGLGVAIASIDTLFTNGGSQRTDNPTDLSIDGNGFFIVNNGGANLYTRAGNFSFDSNGDLVTPDGYKVMGWISQDGKTVNTDTGNLSPISIKNWSSTSPASTKLIQLGGNLDAGTSIGSSVSYNVTIYDSQGGSHVATIQFTKKDNAGNWDAAITNFDGNDLSASPVTIGSIQFDSNGLITNPAGSIFSVNVSSLPITNTNATLGDGTNITIDLSNLTMYSSSTDIRELSKDGNEAGSIESINIDQYGVVSGIYSNGRTQVIGQIALADFQNTQGLEKVGNTMFINTVNSGDPMIGAANTGTRGTINPGTLEMSNVDLANEFANMITTQRGFEANSKVITTSDEILQDLVNLKR; encoded by the coding sequence ATGTTGAGGTCTATGTACTCAGCAGTATCTGGTTTAAAAGCACACCAAGCGGAGATGGATGTGATAGGCAACAATATTGCTAATGTAAATACTGTTGGTTTTAAAGCAAGCAGAATGACATTTAAAGAGATATTTAATCAAACAATAAAAGGAGCATCAGCGCCGCAGGGTAGCGGCGGAGGCACAAACCCTCAGCAAGTGGGCCTTGGTGTTGCCATAGCATCGATAGATACTTTATTTACGAATGGCGGTTCCCAAAGAACAGATAATCCGACAGATTTATCAATTGATGGCAATGGATTTTTTATAGTCAATAACGGTGGTGCAAATTTATATACAAGAGCTGGAAACTTTTCATTTGATTCCAATGGAGATCTTGTAACACCAGACGGATATAAAGTAATGGGTTGGATATCTCAAGATGGTAAAACGGTAAATACCGACACGGGTAATTTATCGCCTATTAGTATAAAAAATTGGTCAAGTACGTCACCTGCTTCTACAAAATTGATTCAATTGGGTGGCAATTTAGATGCTGGCACAAGCATTGGCAGCTCTGTCAGCTATAATGTGACTATATATGATTCACAAGGCGGAAGCCATGTGGCAACGATTCAATTTACCAAAAAAGATAATGCGGGAAATTGGGATGCTGCAATAACAAATTTTGATGGAAATGATTTGTCAGCATCTCCAGTGACTATTGGGTCTATACAATTTGATTCAAATGGATTGATAACTAATCCGGCAGGAAGTATTTTTTCGGTTAATGTATCATCATTGCCGATTACAAACACAAATGCTACATTGGGAGATGGAACGAATATAACAATAGATCTTTCAAATCTCACAATGTATTCTAGTTCAACAGATATACGAGAATTAAGTAAAGATGGAAATGAAGCCGGTTCAATAGAAAGTATAAATATAGACCAGTACGGTGTTGTAAGTGGTATTTATTCAAACGGCAGAACGCAAGTGATTGGTCAAATAGCGCTGGCGGATTTTCAGAATACACAAGGTTTAGAAAAAGTTGGAAACACGATGTTCATAAACACGGTCAATTCTGGCGATCCAATGATTGGCGCTGCAAATACTGGAACTAGAGGCACCATAAACCCTGGAACACTTGAAATGTCTAATGTTGATCTTGCTAATGAATTTGCTAATATGATTACAACACAAAGAGGATTTGAGGCGAATTCAAAAGTTATCACAACATCAGATGAGATATTGCAAGACCTTGTCAATCTCAAGAGATGA
- the fliM gene encoding flagellar motor switch protein FliM, with amino-acid sequence MADILSQNEIDELLKAMNSGEFDIKEIKESQQETRIKPYDFRRPNKFSKEQLRTLQMIFENMSRSFTTFLSGYLRTLVQVSIVSVEQITYYEFSNSLTNPVFIAVIDAKPLDGPIILEFNNNTTFTIIDKILGGIGTADTVERDYTEIEMGLLSRITTQLLPLIKDAWINVIELNPEITRIETNSQFSQIISPNETIALCTMSLKINDNEGLINFCLPHITIVPILPLLTTKTWFSNAEKQSCDIGIIKDKISNTYIPLKAVIGMSKITVRDLLNFNKGDILEINKKYKDPIEIKINDETKFLGVPGIKNKKYCVQITEICSEGDDADE; translated from the coding sequence ATGGCGGACATATTATCGCAGAATGAGATTGATGAATTATTAAAAGCAATGAATTCCGGTGAGTTTGATATTAAGGAGATTAAGGAAAGTCAGCAGGAGACGAGAATTAAACCATATGATTTCAGAAGACCGAACAAATTTTCAAAGGAACAATTGAGAACTCTCCAAATGATTTTTGAAAACATGTCAAGAAGTTTTACAACATTTTTATCAGGATATTTAAGAACGCTTGTTCAAGTTTCAATAGTATCAGTTGAGCAAATAACATATTACGAGTTTAGCAATTCACTGACTAATCCTGTTTTTATTGCAGTAATTGATGCAAAACCTTTAGATGGGCCAATTATACTTGAATTTAACAATAATACTACTTTTACTATAATTGATAAAATATTAGGTGGGATTGGAACTGCTGATACTGTAGAGAGAGATTACACAGAAATTGAAATGGGACTTTTAAGCAGAATTACAACACAACTTTTACCCTTGATTAAAGATGCTTGGATTAATGTAATAGAACTTAATCCTGAAATAACAAGAATAGAGACAAATTCACAATTTTCTCAGATTATCTCTCCTAATGAAACTATTGCTTTATGTACAATGTCTTTAAAAATAAACGATAATGAAGGACTGATAAATTTTTGTCTGCCACATATAACAATTGTTCCAATATTACCGCTCCTTACAACTAAAACTTGGTTTTCAAACGCGGAGAAGCAGTCGTGTGATATTGGAATTATAAAAGATAAAATAAGCAATACATACATTCCTTTAAAGGCTGTTATTGGCATGTCAAAGATAACGGTAAGGGATTTATTGAACTTTAATAAAGGTGATATTCTAGAAATAAATAAAAAATACAAAGATCCAATTGAAATAAAAATAAACGATGAAACAAAGTTTTTAGGTGTTCCAGGTATTAAAAATAAGAAATATTGCGTTCAGATAACTGAGATTTGCAGCGAAGGAGATGATGCTGATGAGTGA
- the fliY gene encoding flagellar motor switch phosphatase FliY has protein sequence MSDILSQDEINALLSGMTNNDNNSSDVTLTEEEQDVLGEIGNISFGTSATTLFTLLRNKVTITTPKVSIINWENLKKEFNIPYVGVEVEYTEGIKGNNLLILKEQDVLRITDLMMGGDGNVTEGEITELHLSAIGEAMNQMIGSASTSLSTLIGESINISPPRAFVVDFNKGLPENISFPDGYVVKIAFKMVVGEIIDSEIMQLIPIAFAKRLVEQVMSKNVENSPKESFQGVQDDDIIKTGTKGINNEFSDEVKSTVKHKAEKVDVKPVIFREFDDEDEPTTAEKENINLIMDIPLNVTVELGRTKKLIKDILELNEGSIIELDKLAGEPVDILVNGKFIAKGEVVVIDENFGVRILDIVKQSKRINSL, from the coding sequence ATGAGTGATATATTATCACAAGATGAAATTAATGCATTATTGAGCGGGATGACTAACAACGATAATAATAGCAGTGATGTGACACTAACTGAAGAAGAACAAGATGTTTTAGGAGAGATAGGGAATATTAGTTTTGGGACTTCTGCAACAACTTTGTTCACCCTTTTGAGAAATAAAGTGACTATTACGACACCGAAAGTAAGCATAATTAACTGGGAAAATCTAAAGAAGGAATTTAATATACCATATGTAGGTGTTGAAGTAGAATATACAGAGGGAATTAAAGGCAACAATCTCTTAATATTAAAGGAACAAGATGTACTTCGTATTACTGATTTAATGATGGGTGGCGATGGAAATGTTACCGAAGGTGAAATAACAGAATTGCATCTAAGTGCAATTGGTGAAGCTATGAACCAAATGATAGGATCTGCATCTACTTCATTATCAACTTTAATTGGTGAAAGCATCAATATATCACCTCCAAGGGCATTTGTTGTAGACTTTAATAAAGGCCTACCCGAAAATATTTCTTTTCCAGATGGTTATGTAGTAAAGATTGCATTTAAAATGGTCGTTGGAGAAATAATAGACAGCGAAATTATGCAGTTGATTCCAATTGCATTTGCAAAACGACTTGTTGAGCAAGTTATGTCTAAAAATGTAGAAAATTCTCCTAAGGAATCTTTTCAAGGTGTACAAGATGATGATATAATAAAAACTGGTACTAAAGGAATAAATAATGAATTTAGCGATGAAGTTAAATCAACAGTTAAGCATAAAGCTGAAAAAGTTGATGTAAAACCTGTTATCTTTAGAGAGTTTGACGATGAAGATGAACCTACAACGGCAGAAAAGGAAAATATAAATTTAATTATGGATATCCCTTTAAATGTTACTGTAGAATTAGGCAGGACAAAAAAATTGATTAAAGATATACTTGAACTTAATGAAGGTTCAATAATAGAGCTTGATAAATTGGCAGGTGAACCTGTAGATATATTAGTTAATGGGAAATTTATTGCTAAGGGAGAGGTTGTTGTTATTGATGAAAACTTTGGCGTGAGAATATTAGATATTGTAAAGCAAAGCAAAAGAATTAATTCATTATAA
- the fliG gene encoding flagellar motor switch protein FliG, translated as MARSSITGKQKCAMLLIALGPATAAQIYKHLKEEEIEQLTLEIANIRNISPEEKDKILDDFYNMCIAQEYIIEGGIDYAKEILEKALGTQQALEIINKLTSTLKVRPFDFVRRADPSQILSFIQNEHPQTIAMILSYLKPQQAGVILSSLPENIQSDVAMRIAKMEATSPEIVKEVERILEKKLSSLVTQDYTSTGGIQTIVDILNAVDRSTEKNIIDTLETKDIELVEEIKKRMFVFEDIITLDNRSIQRVLREVDNHDIALALKGSNEEVQRVIYSNMSKRLADMIKEDIQYMGPVRLKDVEEAQQKVVNIIRRLEEAGEIVISRGGGDEIIV; from the coding sequence TTGGCAAGAAGTTCTATCACAGGTAAACAAAAATGTGCTATGCTTTTAATTGCTTTAGGACCAGCTACAGCAGCACAAATATATAAACATCTAAAAGAAGAAGAAATAGAGCAGCTTACCTTGGAAATTGCCAATATAAGGAATATATCTCCCGAAGAAAAAGATAAGATTTTGGATGACTTTTATAATATGTGTATAGCTCAAGAGTATATAATAGAAGGCGGCATAGACTATGCAAAAGAAATTTTAGAAAAGGCTTTAGGAACTCAACAGGCTTTAGAAATTATTAATAAACTTACATCTACATTGAAAGTGCGTCCTTTTGATTTTGTCAGGCGTGCAGATCCATCTCAGATATTAAGCTTTATACAGAACGAACATCCTCAGACAATAGCGATGATACTATCATATCTAAAACCCCAACAGGCTGGTGTTATATTATCATCGCTTCCTGAAAATATTCAGTCTGATGTGGCTATGAGAATTGCAAAAATGGAAGCTACATCGCCTGAAATTGTAAAGGAAGTTGAACGAATATTAGAAAAGAAATTGTCATCTTTAGTTACACAAGATTATACATCAACAGGTGGCATACAGACGATAGTGGATATTTTAAATGCGGTTGATCGCTCTACAGAGAAAAATATTATTGATACACTTGAAACTAAAGACATTGAGCTTGTAGAAGAAATTAAAAAGCGTATGTTTGTATTTGAAGATATTATAACGTTAGATAATCGTTCAATACAGAGAGTCTTGAGAGAAGTAGACAATCACGATATTGCTCTGGCACTTAAAGGATCTAACGAAGAAGTTCAAAGGGTTATTTATAGTAATATGTCAAAGAGATTGGCAGACATGATTAAAGAAGACATTCAATACATGGGCCCAGTTAGATTAAAAGATGTTGAAGAAGCACAGCAAAAAGTTGTAAATATTATAAGACGATTAGAAGAAGCCGGGGAAATAGTTATATCTAGAGGTGGAGGTGATGAAATAATTGTATAG
- a CDS encoding FliH/SctL family protein, translating into MYRILKNKDCINSSPVVIEKPHIKKLNNLSNDKINDNDSVQYIEFKKKLEKISIIQEGIIKSAKDEAEKLINDAKMIAEEIKENAKKDGYKDGFNSGYKEGLNKGIDEGKNRTSAILKEAREIKEMILDEKKNLQKEVESDIVSTVIYCVKKIIDINMEENRDLVINLVKKGLENYEASNTVTVRVSDENYEFLIKNKDKVLKNLKFIDDINIVRDISLDKYDCIVQTPSGMIDSGLKTQLESLKDVLKGVLNDQ; encoded by the coding sequence TTGTATAGGATATTAAAGAATAAGGATTGTATAAATTCATCACCTGTTGTTATTGAAAAGCCTCATATTAAGAAATTAAATAATTTATCAAATGATAAGATTAATGATAATGACTCTGTACAATATATAGAATTTAAGAAGAAACTTGAGAAGATTAGCATTATTCAGGAAGGCATTATTAAATCCGCTAAGGATGAGGCAGAAAAGCTTATAAATGATGCAAAAATGATAGCAGAAGAAATAAAGGAAAATGCAAAGAAAGACGGATATAAAGACGGGTTTAATAGCGGCTATAAAGAAGGCTTAAATAAAGGAATAGATGAAGGTAAAAATAGAACTTCTGCTATACTTAAGGAAGCAAGAGAGATAAAAGAAATGATATTAGATGAGAAAAAAAATTTACAAAAAGAAGTAGAGAGTGATATTGTTTCAACGGTAATTTATTGTGTGAAAAAGATAATTGATATAAATATGGAAGAAAACAGAGATTTAGTTATTAATCTTGTGAAAAAAGGATTGGAAAATTACGAAGCTTCAAATACAGTGACAGTCAGAGTAAGTGACGAAAATTATGAATTCCTGATTAAAAATAAAGACAAAGTATTAAAGAATTTAAAATTCATTGATGACATTAACATAGTAAGAGATATATCATTAGATAAGTACGATTGTATTGTGCAGACTCCGTCAGGAATGATTGATTCGGGTTTAAAGACGCAGTTAGAAAGTCTAAAAGATGTTCTAAAAGGTGTTTTAAATGATCAGTAG
- a CDS encoding MotE family protein: MQKEETGNERRPLRLIIIIFIAIFIILVVGLLFYFNIGGISNHTLKYFSNIPILKGLIQVKPTTNYADELKKLTSELNTKQKELQNAEISLSDKQKQIDELQLQLQKQQNELNSLKVQVNSKKTDLKTLATYYENMDPQNAANILNQITDNNILIGILGNMNKDNASKILEQLDPKKAADITKILYTNASTVP; this comes from the coding sequence ATGCAAAAAGAAGAAACTGGAAATGAAAGAAGACCGCTAAGATTAATTATAATTATTTTTATTGCAATTTTTATAATTCTGGTTGTTGGCCTGTTATTTTATTTTAATATTGGTGGAATTAGCAATCATACTTTAAAATATTTTAGCAACATACCGATTTTAAAAGGCTTAATACAGGTTAAACCAACGACTAATTATGCTGATGAGCTGAAAAAGTTGACTAGTGAACTTAATACAAAACAAAAAGAATTACAAAATGCGGAAATAAGTTTAAGCGATAAGCAAAAACAGATTGATGAATTACAATTGCAGCTTCAAAAACAGCAAAATGAGCTAAATAGTTTAAAGGTGCAGGTAAACTCTAAAAAAACCGATTTAAAGACTTTGGCTACTTACTATGAAAATATGGACCCACAAAATGCAGCAAATATATTGAATCAAATAACGGACAATAATATCTTGATAGGTATTTTAGGTAATATGAATAAAGACAATGCATCTAAAATACTAGAGCAATTGGATCCCAAAAAAGCTGCAGATATAACAAAGATACTATATACAAATGCTTCAACTGTGCCATAG
- a CDS encoding flagellar basal body-associated FliL family protein: protein MKNNIIIIILLVIIIAFGSAFFYFNYNSKPAKIVYYNYSPGDEFVTNLKGDDKFIKAGVELEVYDKNVLNELKDQNPKIRDAILQILRNKTAQDLEGSAGQSKLQNEIKNEINKILGADKITNVYFDDFIVQ, encoded by the coding sequence ATGAAAAATAACATCATAATAATAATTTTGCTAGTTATAATTATAGCATTTGGAAGTGCATTTTTCTATTTCAACTATAATTCAAAACCAGCTAAAATAGTATATTATAATTATTCTCCGGGAGATGAATTTGTTACAAATTTAAAAGGTGATGATAAATTTATCAAAGCAGGTGTTGAACTAGAGGTTTATGACAAAAATGTTTTAAATGAATTGAAAGATCAAAATCCAAAAATAAGAGATGCAATACTTCAAATTCTAAGAAATAAAACTGCTCAAGATTTGGAAGGTTCAGCTGGACAATCTAAACTTCAGAACGAAATAAAAAATGAAATTAATAAGATTTTAGGTGCAGATAAGATAACAAATGTTTATTTTGATGACTTTATTGTTCAATAG
- a CDS encoding flagellar hook-length control protein FliK — MIQVMNILNGVMPAKSDDKSTNKKVADFKSFIKVVQNGSKDENKNFNSNKNETINIKQLSDIINMILNLINNNLTINKVISQSNLQSIEESIINQLYSAIQNSQNKDEINMQYLVNTITKILNEKFGLNIDSKDILSLLKNTNIENTKILVSSNDAEIKDDNIKLKLSANSDDIKQQMVAVNDSKNINTDVNNNEKNTNINSFIAKTDNNLKDENLNQNGNQSKNQNDNNGENVDRLVTDKNQNISKKLDSKIDLTKDNKIIDLKPDNIVVLNENQNKQLTVNTEKILDAKSPIQTTDIIDQIVKNVNITKSDTESNIKIQLKPDFLGNIEIDIKSVNGSLTANILTDNEKVKHQIEANLNILNNQLESKGIKIDSFNVSVDRNMQFTSQYNGQGNSGKKYKNQNYNRIRINYDDYETAELESHSFSTVNTVSNGHVDVVV; from the coding sequence GTGATACAAGTTATGAATATTTTAAATGGAGTTATGCCGGCAAAAAGTGATGATAAATCTACGAACAAAAAAGTTGCAGATTTTAAAAGCTTTATTAAAGTCGTTCAAAATGGAAGTAAAGATGAAAATAAAAACTTCAATAGCAATAAAAATGAAACTATAAATATCAAACAACTATCAGACATAATAAATATGATTTTAAATTTAATAAACAATAATTTAACTATAAACAAGGTTATAAGTCAATCGAATTTGCAATCAATAGAAGAAAGCATTATAAACCAATTGTACAGTGCAATACAGAATAGTCAAAACAAAGATGAAATTAATATGCAATACTTGGTAAATACGATTACTAAAATATTGAATGAAAAATTTGGCTTAAATATTGATTCAAAAGATATTTTAAGTTTACTAAAAAATACCAATATAGAAAATACGAAAATTCTAGTTAGTTCTAATGATGCAGAGATAAAAGATGATAATATCAAGTTGAAGTTAAGTGCGAATAGTGATGATATAAAACAGCAAATGGTAGCTGTCAATGATAGCAAAAATATAAATACAGACGTAAACAATAATGAAAAAAATACAAATATAAATAGCTTCATTGCAAAAACTGATAATAATTTAAAAGATGAAAATTTAAATCAAAACGGAAATCAGAGTAAAAATCAAAATGATAATAATGGTGAAAATGTTGATAGGCTTGTAACTGACAAAAATCAAAATATATCAAAAAAACTCGATAGCAAAATTGATCTAACAAAAGATAATAAAATAATCGATTTAAAACCTGACAACATTGTTGTTTTAAATGAAAATCAAAATAAGCAATTAACAGTAAATACTGAAAAGATTTTAGATGCTAAAAGCCCTATACAGACAACGGACATAATTGATCAAATTGTAAAAAATGTTAACATAACAAAATCAGATACCGAGTCAAACATAAAAATTCAACTTAAACCTGATTTTTTAGGGAATATAGAGATCGACATAAAATCTGTGAACGGAAGTTTAACGGCAAATATTTTAACCGACAATGAAAAAGTTAAGCATCAAATTGAAGCAAATTTAAACATACTTAATAATCAGTTGGAGTCAAAAGGCATAAAAATTGACAGCTTTAATGTGTCTGTCGATAGAAATATGCAATTTACATCACAGTACAATGGACAGGGAAATAGCGGTAAAAAATACAAAAATCAAAATTACAATAGAATAAGGATTAATTATGATGATTATGAAACCGCAGAGCTGGAATCACATAGTTTTTCAACAGTCAATACTGTATCCAACGGTCACGTAGATGTGGTTGTATAA
- the fliJ gene encoding flagellar export protein FliJ encodes MKKFRYSLETVLNIKEQKQKMEKEKLALLISKYELQKNKLNEILIKINETIEKNEMNAMMGISAMNLKQFNLYLETLYEKYNEQNEILKTLENEIEKERRKLREVSKEKEALENLKEKKYEEYKYQSLLEQNSIIDEQISYKVARSTLGG; translated from the coding sequence GTGAAAAAATTTAGATATTCATTGGAAACTGTACTTAATATCAAAGAGCAAAAGCAAAAGATGGAAAAAGAGAAATTGGCACTATTAATTTCAAAATATGAATTGCAAAAAAATAAACTCAATGAAATTCTTATTAAGATAAATGAAACAATTGAGAAAAATGAAATGAATGCTATGATGGGCATATCTGCAATGAATTTAAAACAATTTAATTTATATTTGGAGACATTGTACGAAAAATATAATGAGCAAAATGAAATTTTGAAAACTTTAGAGAATGAGATTGAGAAAGAAAGACGAAAACTAAGAGAGGTTAGTAAGGAAAAAGAAGCACTTGAAAATTTAAAAGAAAAAAAATATGAAGAGTATAAATATCAGTCATTGCTAGAGCAAAATTCAATTATCGATGAGCAAATATCATATAAAGTTGCTAGGTCTACTTTAGGAGGTTAA